In the Rhinoderma darwinii isolate aRhiDar2 chromosome 13, aRhiDar2.hap1, whole genome shotgun sequence genome, one interval contains:
- the NOL4L gene encoding nucleolar protein 4-like isoform X2: MTEEEPDMNDPTWADKSGSPSEEEKMRSPQNVPGPEEDDSSSESCNGNVFPALNPSTAPASTALSRSLPDMNGNSTGSAPDVSTPSDEQPINLSDKIRPSLGVPQYPSDACTTEALRNHAKYAPKATSESPPYSSGSYDSIKTEVTEVSGGAEDLSASRTAAVDDDDEDDHEDNDRITDTEGLDPERLKAFNMFVRLFVDENLDRMVPISKQPKEKIQAIIESCSRQFPEFQERARKRIRTYLKSCRRMKKNGMEMARPTPPHLTSAMAENILAAACESETRKAAKRMRLEIYQTAQEENTSLDKPSGLTQSSYSLPTGTLNQDPVYMNGSLHYAYRGYGTIGSGLPATTSLQTGNHCNGPTDLSVKGMASSSTNTNATNRAMPCAQLSPTEIGAVRQLIAGYRESAAFLLRSADELENLILQQN; this comes from the exons ATGACCGAGGAAGAGCCGGACATGAATGATCCCACATGGGCAGATAAGTCGGGGAGCCCCAGCgaggaggagaagatgcggagcCCTCAGAATGTGCCAGGCCCCGAGGAGG ATGACTCTTCCTCCGAGAGCTGTAATGGGAATGTCTTTCCTGCGCTGAATCCGTCCACCGCGCCCGCCAGCACCGCTCTAAGCCGCTCCCTCCCGGACATGAATGGGAACAGCACCGGCTCCGCCCCGGATGTCAGCACCCCATCCGATGAGCAGCCCATCAACCTCAGCGACAAGATCCGcccatcgctgggggtcccacaaTATCCTTCTGATGCTTGTACCACAGAGGCTTTACGTAACCATGCAAAATACGCCCCCAAAGCCACGTCTGAG TCCCCTCCATACAGCTCAGGAAGTTACGACTCCATTAAGACAGAAGTGACAGAAGTCAGTGGCGGGGCTGAGGACCTGTCGGCGAGCCGCACCGCGGCAGTGGACGACGACGATGAAGACGACCACGAGGACAATGATCGCATCACAGACACAGAAGGGCTGGACCCTGAACGTCTGAAAGCTTTTAAT ATGTTCGTCCGCCTCTTCGTGGATGAAAACCTCGATCGCATGGTTCCCATCTCCAAGCAGCCCAAGGAGAAGATACAGGCCATCATCGAGTCCTGCAGCCGCCAGTTCCCAGAATTCCAAGAACGCGCCAGGAAGCGAATCCGCACCTACCTGAAATCCTGCCGGCGCATGAAGAAGAACGGCATGGAGATG GCTCGGCCGACTCCTCCTCACCTGACCTCAGCGATGGCGGAAAATATCCTGGCTGCCGCCTGCGAGAGCGAGACCCGGAAAGCGGCCAAGAGGATGAGACTGGAGATTTACCAGACGGCTCAG GAAGAGAACACCTCACTGGATAAGCCCTCCGGACTCACCCAGTCCTCGTATTCGCTGCCAACAGGCACCCTCAACCAGGATCCGGTCTACATGAATGGCAGCCTCCACTACGCCTACCGCGGATACGGCACGATCGGAAGCGGCCTGCCGGCAACGACATCACTACAAACTGGAAACCACTGCAATG GTCCTACTGACCTCAGCGTTAAAGGTATGGCTTCGAGTAGCACCAACACCAACGCCACCAACCGGGCAATGCCATGTGCCCAGCTCAGCCCTACCGAGATCGGGGCCGTGCGGCAGCTGATTGCCGGGTATCGGGAGTCGGCCGCGTTCCTGTTGCGATCTGCTGATGAACTGGAAAACTTGATATTGCAGCAGAACTGA
- the NOL4L gene encoding nucleolar protein 4-like isoform X1: MNSLPFQDEIPMTEEEPDMNDPTWADKSGSPSEEEKMRSPQNVPGPEEDDSSSESCNGNVFPALNPSTAPASTALSRSLPDMNGNSTGSAPDVSTPSDEQPINLSDKIRPSLGVPQYPSDACTTEALRNHAKYAPKATSESPPYSSGSYDSIKTEVTEVSGGAEDLSASRTAAVDDDDEDDHEDNDRITDTEGLDPERLKAFNMFVRLFVDENLDRMVPISKQPKEKIQAIIESCSRQFPEFQERARKRIRTYLKSCRRMKKNGMEMARPTPPHLTSAMAENILAAACESETRKAAKRMRLEIYQTAQEENTSLDKPSGLTQSSYSLPTGTLNQDPVYMNGSLHYAYRGYGTIGSGLPATTSLQTGNHCNGPTDLSVKGMASSSTNTNATNRAMPCAQLSPTEIGAVRQLIAGYRESAAFLLRSADELENLILQQN; encoded by the exons ATGAACTCTCTGCCCTTTCAGGATGAAATCCCGATGACCGAGGAAGAGCCGGACATGAATGATCCCACATGGGCAGATAAGTCGGGGAGCCCCAGCgaggaggagaagatgcggagcCCTCAGAATGTGCCAGGCCCCGAGGAGG ATGACTCTTCCTCCGAGAGCTGTAATGGGAATGTCTTTCCTGCGCTGAATCCGTCCACCGCGCCCGCCAGCACCGCTCTAAGCCGCTCCCTCCCGGACATGAATGGGAACAGCACCGGCTCCGCCCCGGATGTCAGCACCCCATCCGATGAGCAGCCCATCAACCTCAGCGACAAGATCCGcccatcgctgggggtcccacaaTATCCTTCTGATGCTTGTACCACAGAGGCTTTACGTAACCATGCAAAATACGCCCCCAAAGCCACGTCTGAG TCCCCTCCATACAGCTCAGGAAGTTACGACTCCATTAAGACAGAAGTGACAGAAGTCAGTGGCGGGGCTGAGGACCTGTCGGCGAGCCGCACCGCGGCAGTGGACGACGACGATGAAGACGACCACGAGGACAATGATCGCATCACAGACACAGAAGGGCTGGACCCTGAACGTCTGAAAGCTTTTAAT ATGTTCGTCCGCCTCTTCGTGGATGAAAACCTCGATCGCATGGTTCCCATCTCCAAGCAGCCCAAGGAGAAGATACAGGCCATCATCGAGTCCTGCAGCCGCCAGTTCCCAGAATTCCAAGAACGCGCCAGGAAGCGAATCCGCACCTACCTGAAATCCTGCCGGCGCATGAAGAAGAACGGCATGGAGATG GCTCGGCCGACTCCTCCTCACCTGACCTCAGCGATGGCGGAAAATATCCTGGCTGCCGCCTGCGAGAGCGAGACCCGGAAAGCGGCCAAGAGGATGAGACTGGAGATTTACCAGACGGCTCAG GAAGAGAACACCTCACTGGATAAGCCCTCCGGACTCACCCAGTCCTCGTATTCGCTGCCAACAGGCACCCTCAACCAGGATCCGGTCTACATGAATGGCAGCCTCCACTACGCCTACCGCGGATACGGCACGATCGGAAGCGGCCTGCCGGCAACGACATCACTACAAACTGGAAACCACTGCAATG GTCCTACTGACCTCAGCGTTAAAGGTATGGCTTCGAGTAGCACCAACACCAACGCCACCAACCGGGCAATGCCATGTGCCCAGCTCAGCCCTACCGAGATCGGGGCCGTGCGGCAGCTGATTGCCGGGTATCGGGAGTCGGCCGCGTTCCTGTTGCGATCTGCTGATGAACTGGAAAACTTGATATTGCAGCAGAACTGA
- the NOL4L gene encoding nucleolar protein 4-like isoform X3: MSRGDWTVVDDSSSESCNGNVFPALNPSTAPASTALSRSLPDMNGNSTGSAPDVSTPSDEQPINLSDKIRPSLGVPQYPSDACTTEALRNHAKYAPKATSESPPYSSGSYDSIKTEVTEVSGGAEDLSASRTAAVDDDDEDDHEDNDRITDTEGLDPERLKAFNMFVRLFVDENLDRMVPISKQPKEKIQAIIESCSRQFPEFQERARKRIRTYLKSCRRMKKNGMEMARPTPPHLTSAMAENILAAACESETRKAAKRMRLEIYQTAQEENTSLDKPSGLTQSSYSLPTGTLNQDPVYMNGSLHYAYRGYGTIGSGLPATTSLQTGNHCNGPTDLSVKGMASSSTNTNATNRAMPCAQLSPTEIGAVRQLIAGYRESAAFLLRSADELENLILQQN; this comes from the exons ATGAGCCGGGGAGACTGGACGGTCGTTG ATGACTCTTCCTCCGAGAGCTGTAATGGGAATGTCTTTCCTGCGCTGAATCCGTCCACCGCGCCCGCCAGCACCGCTCTAAGCCGCTCCCTCCCGGACATGAATGGGAACAGCACCGGCTCCGCCCCGGATGTCAGCACCCCATCCGATGAGCAGCCCATCAACCTCAGCGACAAGATCCGcccatcgctgggggtcccacaaTATCCTTCTGATGCTTGTACCACAGAGGCTTTACGTAACCATGCAAAATACGCCCCCAAAGCCACGTCTGAG TCCCCTCCATACAGCTCAGGAAGTTACGACTCCATTAAGACAGAAGTGACAGAAGTCAGTGGCGGGGCTGAGGACCTGTCGGCGAGCCGCACCGCGGCAGTGGACGACGACGATGAAGACGACCACGAGGACAATGATCGCATCACAGACACAGAAGGGCTGGACCCTGAACGTCTGAAAGCTTTTAAT ATGTTCGTCCGCCTCTTCGTGGATGAAAACCTCGATCGCATGGTTCCCATCTCCAAGCAGCCCAAGGAGAAGATACAGGCCATCATCGAGTCCTGCAGCCGCCAGTTCCCAGAATTCCAAGAACGCGCCAGGAAGCGAATCCGCACCTACCTGAAATCCTGCCGGCGCATGAAGAAGAACGGCATGGAGATG GCTCGGCCGACTCCTCCTCACCTGACCTCAGCGATGGCGGAAAATATCCTGGCTGCCGCCTGCGAGAGCGAGACCCGGAAAGCGGCCAAGAGGATGAGACTGGAGATTTACCAGACGGCTCAG GAAGAGAACACCTCACTGGATAAGCCCTCCGGACTCACCCAGTCCTCGTATTCGCTGCCAACAGGCACCCTCAACCAGGATCCGGTCTACATGAATGGCAGCCTCCACTACGCCTACCGCGGATACGGCACGATCGGAAGCGGCCTGCCGGCAACGACATCACTACAAACTGGAAACCACTGCAATG GTCCTACTGACCTCAGCGTTAAAGGTATGGCTTCGAGTAGCACCAACACCAACGCCACCAACCGGGCAATGCCATGTGCCCAGCTCAGCCCTACCGAGATCGGGGCCGTGCGGCAGCTGATTGCCGGGTATCGGGAGTCGGCCGCGTTCCTGTTGCGATCTGCTGATGAACTGGAAAACTTGATATTGCAGCAGAACTGA